A single Larimichthys crocea isolate SSNF chromosome VIII, L_crocea_2.0, whole genome shotgun sequence DNA region contains:
- the sinhcafl gene encoding SIN3-HDAC complex associated factor, like isoform X2 has translation MRFKGVQLVSNSFFAITLTNRQTMFGFHKSKIYRSNDGCCICKTKSSSSRFTDSSRYEETFRLCFGLSEDRVGDICNACVLLVKRWKKLPNGSKKNWNHVVDARAGPGFKVTKPKKMKNSDGKKKSKLKKLHKLKRQNSDALSTTSSVSPGQSPSYSNQSDDGSDIESKQRRPTPTIFSFLDRSYWKRQKVCCGIVYKGRFGEVIIDPRLFKPCCSSKKQKTLASTQVAARLPDTLPPQLPEDVKETW, from the exons ATGCGCTTTAAAGGCGTTCAACTTGTATCCAACAG tttttttgCCATAACGCTGACCAACAGACAGACTATGTTTGGCTTTCACAAGTCAAAGATCTACCGGAGTAACGACGGCTGTTGCATCTGCAAGACCAAGTCCTCCAGTTCACGCTTCACAGACAGCAGTCGATATGAAGAGACGTTCAGACTGTGTTTTGG GCTGTCAGAAGATCGTGTTGGAGACATCTGCAATGCCTGTGTGTTGCTGGTGAAAAGGTGGAAGAAGCTCCCTAATGGCTCCAAGAAGAACTGGAACCAT GTGGTGGATGCCAGAGCTGGGCCGGGCTTCAAGGTGACAAAACCcaagaagatgaagaacagcgatgggaaaaagaaaagcaagctAAAGAAGCTCCACAAGTTAAAGAGACAAA ACTCAGATGCCCTCAGTACAACCTCCAGTGTGTCTCCTGGGCAGTCCCCCAGCTACAGCAACCAGTCAGATGATGGCTCAGACATCGAGTCCAAACAAAGACGCCCGACTCCCACCATCTTCTCTTTCCTGGACCGTTCCTATTGGAAAAG aCAAAAGGTGTGCTGTGGGATTGTCTATAAGGGTCGATTTGGAGAGGTGATCATTGATCCTCGACTGTTCAagccctgctgcagctccaaaAAGCAGAAGACACTGGCATCCACACAAGTGGCCGCACGCCTTCCCGACACGCTTCCTCCACAGCTCCCAGAAGACGTGAAAGAAACCTGGTGA
- the sinhcafl gene encoding SIN3-HDAC complex associated factor, like isoform X3: MFGFHKSKIYRSNDGCCICKTKSSSSRFTDSSRYEETFRLCFGLSEDRVGDICNACVLLVKRWKKLPNGSKKNWNHVVDARAGPGFKVTKPKKMKNSDGKKKSKLKKLHKLKRQTDSDALSTTSSVSPGQSPSYSNQSDDGSDIESKQRRPTPTIFSFLDRSYWKRQKVCCGIVYKGRFGEVIIDPRLFKPCCSSKKQKTLASTQVAARLPDTLPPQLPEDVKETW; encoded by the exons ATGTTTGGCTTTCACAAGTCAAAGATCTACCGGAGTAACGACGGCTGTTGCATCTGCAAGACCAAGTCCTCCAGTTCACGCTTCACAGACAGCAGTCGATATGAAGAGACGTTCAGACTGTGTTTTGG GCTGTCAGAAGATCGTGTTGGAGACATCTGCAATGCCTGTGTGTTGCTGGTGAAAAGGTGGAAGAAGCTCCCTAATGGCTCCAAGAAGAACTGGAACCAT GTGGTGGATGCCAGAGCTGGGCCGGGCTTCAAGGTGACAAAACCcaagaagatgaagaacagcgatgggaaaaagaaaagcaagctAAAGAAGCTCCACAAGTTAAAGAGACAAA CAGACTCAGATGCCCTCAGTACAACCTCCAGTGTGTCTCCTGGGCAGTCCCCCAGCTACAGCAACCAGTCAGATGATGGCTCAGACATCGAGTCCAAACAAAGACGCCCGACTCCCACCATCTTCTCTTTCCTGGACCGTTCCTATTGGAAAAG aCAAAAGGTGTGCTGTGGGATTGTCTATAAGGGTCGATTTGGAGAGGTGATCATTGATCCTCGACTGTTCAagccctgctgcagctccaaaAAGCAGAAGACACTGGCATCCACACAAGTGGCCGCACGCCTTCCCGACACGCTTCCTCCACAGCTCCCAGAAGACGTGAAAGAAACCTGGTGA
- the sinhcafl gene encoding SIN3-HDAC complex associated factor, like isoform X1: protein MRFKGVQLVSNSFFAITLTNRQTMFGFHKSKIYRSNDGCCICKTKSSSSRFTDSSRYEETFRLCFGLSEDRVGDICNACVLLVKRWKKLPNGSKKNWNHVVDARAGPGFKVTKPKKMKNSDGKKKSKLKKLHKLKRQTDSDALSTTSSVSPGQSPSYSNQSDDGSDIESKQRRPTPTIFSFLDRSYWKRQKVCCGIVYKGRFGEVIIDPRLFKPCCSSKKQKTLASTQVAARLPDTLPPQLPEDVKETW, encoded by the exons ATGCGCTTTAAAGGCGTTCAACTTGTATCCAACAG tttttttgCCATAACGCTGACCAACAGACAGACTATGTTTGGCTTTCACAAGTCAAAGATCTACCGGAGTAACGACGGCTGTTGCATCTGCAAGACCAAGTCCTCCAGTTCACGCTTCACAGACAGCAGTCGATATGAAGAGACGTTCAGACTGTGTTTTGG GCTGTCAGAAGATCGTGTTGGAGACATCTGCAATGCCTGTGTGTTGCTGGTGAAAAGGTGGAAGAAGCTCCCTAATGGCTCCAAGAAGAACTGGAACCAT GTGGTGGATGCCAGAGCTGGGCCGGGCTTCAAGGTGACAAAACCcaagaagatgaagaacagcgatgggaaaaagaaaagcaagctAAAGAAGCTCCACAAGTTAAAGAGACAAA CAGACTCAGATGCCCTCAGTACAACCTCCAGTGTGTCTCCTGGGCAGTCCCCCAGCTACAGCAACCAGTCAGATGATGGCTCAGACATCGAGTCCAAACAAAGACGCCCGACTCCCACCATCTTCTCTTTCCTGGACCGTTCCTATTGGAAAAG aCAAAAGGTGTGCTGTGGGATTGTCTATAAGGGTCGATTTGGAGAGGTGATCATTGATCCTCGACTGTTCAagccctgctgcagctccaaaAAGCAGAAGACACTGGCATCCACACAAGTGGCCGCACGCCTTCCCGACACGCTTCCTCCACAGCTCCCAGAAGACGTGAAAGAAACCTGGTGA